One Kribbella sp. NBC_00662 genomic region harbors:
- a CDS encoding response regulator — translation MTDQMRVLLVDDQDLVRAGFRMILSVEPEIEVVGEASDGEKAIELALALRPDVVLMDVQMPGMDGITATQRIVSEDAGKVVILTTFDRDDYLFESLGAGASGFLLKNTAPEDLVEAIQIVHSGHALLAPEVTRRVIRRFTGGGERVYRPDLLAELTEREREVLGLIARGLTNTEIATQLFVGEATVKTHVSRVLLKLGLRDRVQAVVFAYECGLVTPGDDTSA, via the coding sequence CGGCTTCCGGATGATCCTGTCGGTCGAGCCGGAGATCGAGGTCGTCGGTGAGGCGTCCGACGGCGAGAAGGCGATCGAGCTGGCGCTGGCGCTGCGGCCGGACGTCGTACTGATGGACGTCCAGATGCCCGGTATGGACGGGATCACCGCGACCCAGCGGATCGTGTCGGAGGACGCGGGGAAGGTGGTCATCCTGACGACGTTCGACCGCGACGACTACCTCTTCGAGTCGCTCGGCGCCGGGGCCAGCGGGTTCCTGCTCAAGAACACCGCACCCGAGGACCTGGTCGAGGCGATCCAGATCGTCCACTCCGGCCACGCCCTCCTTGCGCCAGAGGTGACCCGCCGGGTGATCAGGCGCTTCACCGGCGGCGGCGAGCGCGTCTACCGTCCGGACCTCCTCGCCGAGCTGACCGAGCGCGAACGCGAGGTCCTCGGCCTGATCGCCCGCGGCCTCACCAACACCGAGATCGCCACCCAGCTCTTCGTCGGCGAGGCCACCGTCAAGACCCACGTCTCCCGCGTCCTCCTCAAACTAGGCCTCCGCGACCGCGTCCAAGCCGTCGTCTTCGCCTACGAGTGCGGCCTGGTCACCCCCGGGGACGACACCTCCGCCTAG
- a CDS encoding ABC transporter ATP-binding protein: protein MLRVAGLTRRFGDHLALDDVTFDVVPGRMTGFVGANGAGKTTTMRIILGVLAANAGEVFWNGERLTQEIRRDVGYMPEERGLYPKMKIRDQLVFFGRLHGLDPERALERTDKLLERLGLAERATDALETLSLGNQQRVQIAAALVHEPIALVLDEPFSGLDPLAVDAMVDLLREEVTSEVPVLFSSHQLDLVERLCDDLVVLSRGKVVAAGSVAELSAGSTTTYRLVVDGDAGWLRDVRGIEVRDVAGGTALFDVLDAAVEQKILQEALSRGPVRQFGPERVALSDVFREATR from the coding sequence ATGCTGAGGGTGGCTGGGCTCACCCGGCGGTTCGGTGATCATCTGGCGTTGGACGACGTGACGTTTGACGTCGTACCTGGACGGATGACCGGCTTCGTCGGGGCCAACGGTGCCGGTAAGACGACGACGATGCGGATCATCCTCGGGGTGCTGGCCGCGAACGCCGGCGAGGTGTTCTGGAACGGCGAGCGGCTGACCCAGGAGATACGGCGCGACGTCGGGTACATGCCCGAGGAACGGGGGCTGTACCCGAAGATGAAGATCCGCGACCAGCTGGTGTTCTTCGGCCGGCTGCACGGGCTCGACCCGGAGAGAGCTTTGGAGCGGACCGACAAGCTGCTCGAACGGCTCGGGCTGGCCGAGCGGGCGACCGACGCGTTGGAGACGCTGTCGCTGGGCAACCAGCAGCGGGTACAGATCGCGGCCGCGCTGGTGCACGAGCCGATCGCACTGGTGCTCGACGAGCCGTTCAGCGGCCTCGACCCGCTCGCGGTCGACGCCATGGTGGACCTGCTCCGCGAGGAGGTCACGTCCGAGGTGCCGGTGCTGTTCTCCAGTCACCAGCTCGACCTGGTCGAGCGGCTGTGCGACGACCTCGTCGTACTGTCCCGCGGGAAGGTGGTGGCGGCCGGTTCGGTCGCGGAGCTGTCGGCGGGCTCGACGACGACGTACCGGCTGGTGGTCGACGGTGACGCCGGCTGGCTGCGCGATGTGCGCGGCATCGAGGTGCGTGACGTGGCCGGCGGTACGGCGCTGTTCGACGTACTGGATGCGGCCGTCGAGCAGAAGATTCTTCAGGAGGCGCTCAGCCGCGGACCGGTCCGTCAGTTCGGGCCGGAGCGGGTGGCGCTCAGCGACGTCTTCCGGGAGGCGACCCGATGA
- a CDS encoding TIGR01777 family oxidoreductase, whose protein sequence is MKYVLAGASGFLGKALARDLVADGHQVLRLVRRTPSTPDEIRWDPAAGELDPAALGDPDVLVNLAGANIGRPWTPTYRNTIRESRVSTTSTLATAASQLDRHPVVITQSGVGGYGTDLGDRILTEDSELGEGFLSDVVRLWEGALDPARAAGSRVAALRTGVVLDRKAPAFQLLSLPFRVGLGGRLGSGDQYFPVVSLTDWIRAVRFVAENETISGPVNVALPTPATNTEFTAALATALNRPAFVPVPAFLMKAALGEFAWELLGSKRALPTRLQSAGFPFHHPTVTTALSAALA, encoded by the coding sequence ATGAAGTACGTGCTGGCCGGAGCGTCCGGCTTCCTCGGCAAGGCCCTTGCCCGCGACCTGGTTGCCGACGGCCACCAGGTCCTCCGACTGGTACGCCGTACGCCGTCGACACCTGACGAGATCCGCTGGGACCCGGCCGCCGGTGAACTCGATCCGGCCGCCCTCGGCGATCCCGACGTCCTCGTCAACCTGGCCGGCGCGAACATCGGCCGCCCGTGGACCCCGACGTACCGCAACACGATCCGCGAGAGCCGCGTCAGCACGACGTCGACTCTGGCTACTGCGGCATCACAGCTGGATCGGCATCCGGTTGTGATCACGCAGAGCGGGGTCGGCGGCTACGGGACGGACCTCGGCGACCGCATCCTCACCGAGGACTCCGAACTCGGCGAGGGTTTCCTCTCCGACGTCGTGCGTCTGTGGGAGGGCGCGCTCGATCCCGCGCGTGCGGCCGGCAGCCGGGTGGCTGCGCTGCGGACCGGCGTCGTACTTGATCGCAAGGCTCCTGCGTTCCAGCTCCTTTCTCTTCCGTTCCGTGTGGGTCTCGGCGGGCGCCTTGGCTCGGGCGACCAGTACTTCCCCGTCGTGTCCCTGACCGACTGGATCCGAGCCGTCCGCTTCGTCGCCGAGAACGAGACGATCAGCGGCCCGGTGAATGTCGCGCTTCCGACCCCAGCCACCAACACCGAATTCACCGCGGCTCTCGCGACTGCGCTCAACCGGCCGGCGTTCGTGCCGGTGCCTGCGTTCCTGATGAAGGCGGCCTTGGGCGAGTTCGCGTGGGAGCTGCTGGGGAGTAAGCGCGCGCTGCCTACTCGCCTCCAATCTGCTGGGTTCCCGTTCCACCACCCGACGGTCACCACCGCCCTCTCCGCTGCGCTCGCCTGA
- a CDS encoding sulfatase: protein MSAPNILLIVSDDHGYADRGSLGLHPDVHTPSLDRLAAEGVTCTDAYVTAPICSPSRAAIISGQYQQRWGGQWFDSASFPPDDVPSLAEILRDQGYRTGYFGKVHYGQEDVGDRACPPHHGFEETLYGLAGQSFGRLNYLHHSDDAMTSYGQPAAHHMAVQPLLSGDTPVEHEGFLTAEFGRRAADFMGTADERPYFCMVAFNAVHNFCWQLPDSELEARGLPPFRDWSPDTDGGFAEWYDDVIVPNLPHGREYYLAQLELMDAEIGRLLDAADENTIVVYITDNGGSTSNFGDNTPLRGTKYTLWDGGIRIPMIWRWPDRLPAGRSTDALVSTMDLVPTLASAAGATVTETDGLDILPTLAGTSPAAHETLHWDCGFQWAVRSGSWKLSWVADDANTQHLKDYEHAPMGDGWSLTDLSTDLSEQTNQYAVRPDVVSRLQDLHTTWRAEVGLSSS from the coding sequence ATGTCCGCTCCGAACATTCTGCTGATCGTTTCCGACGACCACGGGTACGCCGACCGCGGCAGCCTCGGACTGCACCCCGACGTACACACGCCGTCCCTGGACCGCCTCGCCGCTGAGGGCGTGACCTGCACCGATGCGTATGTGACAGCGCCGATCTGCAGCCCGTCCCGCGCCGCCATCATCTCCGGGCAGTACCAGCAACGATGGGGCGGCCAATGGTTCGACTCGGCCTCCTTCCCGCCGGACGACGTACCGAGCCTGGCCGAGATCCTGCGCGACCAGGGCTACCGCACGGGGTACTTCGGCAAGGTGCACTACGGCCAGGAGGACGTGGGGGACAGGGCCTGCCCACCGCACCACGGCTTCGAGGAAACGCTCTACGGCCTGGCAGGGCAGTCGTTCGGCCGCCTGAACTACCTGCACCACTCGGACGACGCAATGACGTCGTACGGCCAGCCCGCAGCCCACCACATGGCCGTGCAACCGCTGCTGTCCGGCGACACTCCGGTCGAACACGAGGGTTTCCTGACGGCCGAGTTCGGACGCCGTGCAGCTGACTTCATGGGTACGGCGGACGAGCGCCCGTACTTCTGCATGGTCGCGTTCAACGCCGTACACAACTTCTGCTGGCAACTACCCGACTCCGAACTGGAGGCGCGCGGCCTGCCGCCGTTCCGCGACTGGTCCCCGGACACCGACGGCGGCTTCGCAGAGTGGTACGACGACGTGATCGTGCCGAACCTCCCGCACGGCCGCGAGTACTACCTCGCCCAACTCGAGCTCATGGACGCAGAGATCGGACGCCTGCTCGATGCGGCCGACGAGAACACCATCGTCGTGTACATCACCGACAACGGTGGCTCGACCTCCAACTTCGGCGACAACACGCCACTCCGCGGGACGAAGTACACGCTCTGGGACGGCGGCATCCGCATCCCGATGATCTGGCGCTGGCCGGACCGGTTGCCGGCAGGTCGCAGTACCGACGCCCTGGTCAGCACCATGGACCTGGTCCCCACTCTGGCGAGCGCGGCCGGCGCGACCGTCACCGAAACCGACGGCCTGGACATCCTCCCGACTCTCGCCGGCACTTCACCTGCGGCCCACGAAACCCTCCACTGGGACTGTGGCTTCCAATGGGCGGTGCGCTCGGGCTCGTGGAAACTCAGCTGGGTGGCGGACGACGCCAACACTCAGCACCTGAAGGACTACGAGCACGCTCCGATGGGCGACGGCTGGTCCCTGACAGACCTGTCTACCGACCTCTCCGAACAGACGAACCAGTACGCCGTGCGTCCGGACGTGGTCAGCCGCCTGCAGGACCTGCACACGACCTGGCGGGCCGAGGTGGGTCTGTCCTCCAGCTGA
- the sucB gene encoding 2-oxoglutarate dehydrogenase, E2 component, dihydrolipoamide succinyltransferase — protein sequence MPTSVSLPALGESVTEGTVTRWLKQVGDTVAVDEPLLEVSTDKVDTEIPSPVAGTLLEIKAAEDETVEVGAELAVIGDAGEASSTPAAPAQEAPAQEAPAQEAPAAAPAEQPAAEAAPAEAAPAQAAPAQAAPAQEQPAAEQQAPAAAQEAPAAAPSGGSGTPVTLPALGESVTEGTVTRWLKQVGDDVAVDEPLLEVSTDKVDTEIPSPIAGKLLEIKVAEDETVEVGAELAIVGSGDAAPAQSAPAPASAPAAQAPAAQAPAPAASAPAPQAAPAQAPAAQAPAAAPTPAPAAAPAAAPAAAAPAPQAAPAQAPAAQAPAAQAPAAQAPAAQAPAAAAPSPNGAATDGPNYVTPLVRKLAAEHQVDLNAVQGTGVGGRIRKQDVIAAAEAKKAAAAAPAAQAAAPAAAPAQAATISPLRGTTEKMSRIRKAIAAHMVNSLKVSAQLTTVVEVDVTEIAKLRNAKKAEFEAREGTKLSFLPFFALAAVDALKQYPKLNASIDEEKGEITYHAAEHLGIAVDVERGLMVPVVHNAGDLNIAGLAKKIADLADRTRNNKVLPDEMAGGTFTITNTGSRGALFDTPILNQPQVGMLGTGAVVKRPVVITHPELGETIAIRQMVYLALTYDHRLVDGADAARYLTAVKKRLEEAQFDV from the coding sequence ATGCCGACCTCTGTATCCCTGCCGGCCCTCGGGGAGAGCGTCACCGAAGGAACCGTCACCCGCTGGCTCAAGCAGGTCGGCGACACGGTTGCCGTCGACGAGCCCCTGCTGGAGGTCTCGACCGACAAGGTCGACACCGAGATCCCGTCGCCGGTGGCCGGCACCCTGCTCGAGATCAAGGCCGCCGAGGACGAGACCGTCGAGGTCGGCGCCGAACTCGCCGTCATCGGCGACGCCGGCGAAGCCTCCTCGACCCCGGCCGCCCCGGCCCAGGAAGCACCGGCCCAGGAGGCCCCGGCGCAGGAAGCCCCGGCCGCCGCGCCCGCCGAGCAGCCGGCTGCGGAGGCCGCTCCGGCTGAGGCCGCGCCCGCTCAGGCCGCGCCCGCTCAGGCCGCGCCCGCTCAGGAGCAGCCGGCCGCCGAGCAGCAGGCCCCCGCCGCTGCGCAGGAAGCCCCGGCCGCTGCGCCGTCGGGCGGTTCCGGTACTCCGGTCACGCTGCCGGCGCTGGGCGAAAGCGTCACCGAGGGCACCGTCACCCGCTGGCTCAAGCAGGTCGGTGACGACGTCGCCGTCGACGAGCCGCTGCTCGAGGTCTCCACCGACAAGGTCGACACCGAGATCCCGTCCCCGATCGCCGGCAAGCTCCTCGAGATCAAGGTCGCCGAGGACGAGACCGTAGAGGTCGGCGCCGAGCTCGCCATCGTCGGCTCCGGCGACGCCGCTCCCGCCCAGTCCGCTCCGGCCCCCGCGTCCGCACCGGCCGCCCAGGCACCGGCTGCCCAGGCACCTGCCCCGGCCGCCTCGGCCCCGGCCCCGCAGGCTGCTCCCGCCCAGGCTCCGGCTGCTCAGGCACCCGCCGCTGCGCCGACTCCTGCCCCGGCCGCCGCCCCCGCTGCTGCTCCGGCCGCAGCTGCCCCGGCGCCGCAGGCTGCTCCCGCGCAGGCTCCAGCCGCTCAGGCTCCAGCTGCTCAGGCACCCGCCGCTCAGGCGCCCGCCGCTCAGGCACCGGCCGCAGCTGCTCCGTCTCCGAACGGTGCCGCGACCGACGGTCCGAACTACGTCACTCCCCTGGTCCGCAAGCTCGCCGCTGAGCACCAAGTCGACCTCAACGCCGTACAGGGCACCGGCGTCGGCGGCCGGATCCGCAAGCAGGACGTGATCGCCGCCGCCGAGGCCAAGAAGGCTGCCGCCGCAGCTCCGGCCGCCCAGGCTGCTGCTCCGGCCGCGGCTCCCGCACAGGCTGCGACGATCAGCCCGCTGCGCGGCACCACCGAGAAGATGAGCCGGATCCGCAAGGCGATCGCGGCCCACATGGTCAACTCGCTGAAGGTCTCGGCGCAGCTGACCACCGTGGTCGAGGTCGACGTCACCGAGATCGCCAAGCTGCGCAACGCGAAGAAGGCGGAGTTCGAGGCCCGCGAGGGCACGAAGCTGTCGTTCCTGCCGTTCTTCGCTCTCGCCGCGGTCGACGCACTGAAGCAGTACCCGAAGCTGAACGCGTCGATCGACGAGGAGAAGGGCGAGATCACCTACCACGCCGCCGAGCACCTGGGCATCGCGGTAGATGTGGAGCGCGGCCTGATGGTCCCCGTCGTACACAACGCGGGTGACCTGAACATCGCCGGCCTGGCGAAGAAGATCGCCGACCTCGCCGACCGCACCCGCAACAACAAGGTGCTGCCGGACGAGATGGCGGGCGGCACGTTCACCATCACCAACACCGGCAGCCGGGGCGCGCTGTTCGACACCCCGATCCTGAACCAGCCGCAGGTCGGCATGCTCGGGACCGGTGCCGTCGTGAAGCGTCCGGTCGTCATCACCCACCCGGAACTCGGCGAGACGATCGCGATCCGGCAGATGGTGTACCTGGCGCTGACCTACGACCACCGTCTGGTCGACGGCGCCGACGCGGCCCGCTATCTGACCGCGGTCAAGAAGCGCCTCGAAGAGGCCCAGTTCGACGTCTGA
- a CDS encoding sulfatase-like hydrolase/transferase has product MDRPPNILVVLSDEHTAAAAGWAGHPHVQTPHLDRLAAQGVSFDHAYTNSPMCVPSRLSLLSGQYVHQIGAWDNGVIPGPSYRTWGHHLREAGYASVIAGRTHFNGPDRVLGFDKRLTDDLDFWLDHSGRPPRRTPDWRRPSNSPVTEQGAGHHVHTQHDIAATDAALDFLRAPGVDPFLLYVGYMHPHFPLVAPPEFRELYDAADVELPSVADDQHPVISLLRHGFRNDEPLTEDQIREATACYWALISHLDHQIGRLLAAVPDDTVVIYTSDHGEMAGHHGIWQKQCFYDPAVRVPLLLRHPALPPGRTDAHVSLVDLLPTLRDIAGLASDASLPGHSLLDPTDRPVLSEYHAQGMIDGGFMLQSGPWKYCYYGPANPPQVFDLASDPLEQHDLSGDTVLVQRLDAELRLLLDPDATDERAKSDQAARMAVSTRG; this is encoded by the coding sequence GTGGACCGTCCTCCGAACATCCTCGTAGTCCTGTCCGACGAGCACACCGCCGCCGCAGCCGGGTGGGCCGGCCATCCGCACGTCCAGACGCCGCATCTGGACCGCCTGGCCGCACAGGGCGTTTCGTTCGACCACGCGTACACCAACAGCCCGATGTGCGTCCCGTCCCGGCTCTCGCTGCTCTCCGGGCAGTACGTGCACCAGATCGGGGCCTGGGACAACGGCGTGATCCCCGGTCCGTCGTACCGCACTTGGGGTCACCATCTGCGCGAGGCCGGTTATGCCTCGGTCATCGCGGGCCGGACGCACTTCAACGGACCAGACCGCGTGCTGGGCTTCGACAAGCGCCTGACCGACGACCTGGACTTCTGGCTGGATCACAGTGGACGTCCACCCCGCCGTACGCCGGACTGGCGGCGCCCGTCCAACTCACCCGTCACCGAACAAGGCGCAGGCCACCACGTCCACACCCAGCACGACATCGCAGCGACCGACGCCGCGCTGGACTTCCTGCGTGCTCCTGGCGTCGACCCGTTCCTCCTGTACGTCGGGTACATGCACCCGCACTTCCCATTGGTCGCCCCACCGGAGTTCCGTGAGCTGTACGACGCTGCCGACGTCGAACTGCCTTCTGTCGCGGACGACCAGCACCCGGTGATCTCGTTGCTGCGACATGGCTTCCGCAACGACGAACCGCTGACAGAGGACCAGATCCGGGAGGCAACGGCCTGTTACTGGGCACTGATCAGTCACCTCGATCACCAGATCGGCCGGCTGCTGGCCGCCGTACCGGACGACACAGTGGTCATCTACACCAGCGACCACGGCGAAATGGCCGGGCACCACGGCATCTGGCAGAAGCAGTGCTTCTACGACCCCGCAGTACGCGTCCCGCTCCTACTACGCCACCCCGCGCTCCCTCCGGGCCGCACCGACGCCCACGTGAGCCTCGTCGACCTGTTGCCCACCCTCCGAGACATTGCCGGGCTGGCGTCCGATGCTTCTCTGCCGGGGCATTCGTTGCTCGATCCCACTGATCGCCCGGTGCTCTCGGAGTACCACGCCCAAGGCATGATCGACGGCGGGTTCATGCTGCAGTCGGGTCCCTGGAAGTACTGCTACTACGGTCCCGCCAATCCACCACAGGTTTTCGACCTCGCCAGCGACCCACTCGAGCAGCACGACCTCTCCGGAGACACAGTTCTGGTGCAACGCCTGGACGCCGAACTGAGACTGCTGCTCGACCCAGACGCGACCGATGAACGAGCCAAGTCCGACCAGGCCGCCCGCATGGCTGTCTCCACGAGAGGTTGA
- a CDS encoding LysR family transcriptional regulator — protein MNVELRHLRVVVLVAEAGSVGRAARWLKVSQPSLTAQLKRIEAAFGGELFERSRTGVTPTPLGRYAVDRARAILVDVDHLSATVSAMTAVESSAVRLGGFPTAPMSGIASRLRSHGEIEQVSIEVEWSTSVLLQQLESGRLDFALLREFPGFELRLPAGVESTTVVESESAYVALSADHPVAESTQAHGEVELASLSDEEWIGEPPDDSGFHVLFRAACEAAGFQPKVEHHSVDTSVLMGFVTSGQGVALISPTSYRMLSSDVTTRTLVGDPIHRKLVLAWSTESPRAQMAADVLGMASAAYDEAITEHARRGAHQQRMHVA, from the coding sequence ATGAACGTCGAGCTGCGCCACCTGCGGGTGGTGGTCCTGGTGGCAGAAGCGGGGTCCGTCGGACGGGCCGCCCGTTGGCTCAAGGTCAGCCAACCGAGCCTGACGGCGCAGCTGAAGCGGATCGAGGCGGCGTTCGGCGGCGAGCTGTTCGAACGCTCCCGCACCGGGGTCACCCCGACCCCGCTCGGCCGGTACGCCGTCGATCGCGCGCGAGCCATCCTGGTCGACGTCGACCACCTGTCCGCGACTGTGTCGGCGATGACCGCGGTCGAGTCGTCCGCGGTACGGCTCGGTGGATTCCCGACCGCGCCGATGTCCGGGATCGCGTCCCGGCTGCGGTCGCACGGCGAGATCGAGCAGGTCAGCATCGAGGTCGAGTGGTCGACCAGCGTGCTGTTGCAGCAGCTGGAGAGTGGGCGGCTGGACTTCGCGCTGCTGCGGGAGTTCCCGGGGTTCGAGCTGCGGCTGCCGGCGGGGGTCGAGTCGACCACGGTTGTGGAGTCGGAGTCGGCGTACGTCGCTCTGTCGGCGGACCACCCGGTCGCGGAGTCGACGCAGGCGCACGGCGAGGTCGAGCTGGCGTCGCTGTCCGACGAGGAGTGGATCGGGGAGCCGCCGGACGACAGCGGGTTCCATGTGCTGTTCCGGGCGGCTTGCGAGGCGGCCGGATTCCAGCCGAAGGTGGAGCATCACTCGGTCGACACGTCGGTGCTGATGGGGTTCGTGACGAGTGGTCAGGGTGTGGCGCTGATCTCACCGACGTCGTACCGGATGTTGTCGTCGGACGTCACGACGCGCACGTTGGTGGGCGATCCGATCCACCGGAAGCTGGTGCTCGCGTGGAGCACGGAGTCACCGCGGGCGCAGATGGCGGCGGATGTGCTGGGCATGGCCAGCGCGGCGTACGACGAGGCGATCACCGAGCATGCGCGGCGTGGAGCCCATCAGCAGCGCATGCACGTCGCCTGA
- the lipB gene encoding lipoyl(octanoyl) transferase LipB, with the protein MRAIRYVEAGFGADAVDYETAWAEQRRLHAEVAEGTGSDTVILLEHPPVYTAGKRTEPQERPFDGTPVVDVDRGGKITWHGPGQLVGYPIVKLASHVYVVDYVRRLEEALIAVCADFGVKTGRVKGRSGVWVAADERGRERKIAAIGIRVAQGVTMHGFALNCNNDLAWFDRIVPCGISDADVTTLSKELGREKTVTEVLDSVRRHLDELLAWEEYERSPDIEHADEGPTAITYGLTV; encoded by the coding sequence GTGAGGGCTATCAGGTATGTGGAAGCAGGCTTCGGCGCCGACGCGGTGGACTACGAGACCGCGTGGGCGGAGCAGCGACGGCTGCATGCGGAGGTTGCTGAGGGCACCGGTTCGGACACGGTGATCCTGCTCGAGCACCCGCCGGTGTACACGGCCGGCAAGCGCACCGAGCCGCAGGAGCGTCCGTTCGACGGCACGCCGGTGGTCGACGTCGACCGCGGCGGGAAGATCACCTGGCACGGTCCGGGACAGCTGGTGGGCTACCCGATCGTGAAGCTGGCCTCACATGTGTATGTCGTGGATTACGTGCGCCGACTCGAAGAGGCGTTGATCGCGGTCTGCGCCGACTTCGGTGTGAAGACCGGGCGGGTCAAGGGGCGTAGCGGTGTCTGGGTCGCGGCCGACGAGCGTGGCCGGGAGCGGAAGATCGCGGCGATCGGGATCCGCGTCGCGCAGGGCGTGACGATGCACGGATTCGCCCTGAACTGCAACAACGATCTCGCCTGGTTCGACCGGATCGTCCCGTGCGGGATCTCGGATGCGGACGTGACCACGCTGTCGAAGGAGCTCGGCCGCGAGAAGACCGTGACCGAGGTGCTGGATTCGGTACGCCGGCACCTCGACGAGCTCCTCGCCTGGGAAGAGTACGAGCGCAGCCCGGACATCGAGCACGCCGACGAGGGCCCGACGGCGATCACGTACGGCCTGACCGTCTGA
- a CDS encoding ABC transporter permease — protein sequence MNVLDRPWALIAEREISTKLRDKTFIGSTLVMLFIVMVAVILPAILAGKGGADKIAVIDDAAAKVVQQASTTAGGDGYEVVRATDRPAAEKLVTDGDAKAALVPAADGYVVVGKDSVDSGIESALREAAATVGMEANASKAGLGPSELHAGTKVDVQLLKPGPLPDIVSQFVNIGLALVFYMTALGFGMMIAQSVVQEKESRVVEILAAAVPIRSLLWGKVLGNTVLALSQIVVIAAASLIGLLATDQADILEVVAPVAGWFVVFFVLGFVALAGLWAVAGSLATRQEDLGSTTLPGQMILMIPFFFSVFAGSSAKTVASFVPIASSMSMPGRMLTEDVPLWQPLVAIALLLGATVLIVRLGARLYERTLLQTGRRLGYREALALETS from the coding sequence ATGAACGTGTTGGACAGGCCGTGGGCGCTGATCGCCGAGCGCGAGATCAGCACCAAGCTCCGGGACAAGACCTTCATCGGCTCGACCCTGGTGATGTTGTTCATCGTGATGGTCGCGGTGATCCTGCCGGCGATCCTCGCGGGCAAGGGCGGCGCGGACAAGATCGCGGTCATCGACGATGCTGCTGCCAAAGTCGTGCAGCAAGCATCGACGACGGCGGGCGGCGACGGCTATGAGGTGGTCCGCGCCACCGATCGGCCCGCCGCGGAGAAGCTCGTCACCGATGGTGATGCGAAGGCGGCGCTGGTGCCTGCGGCCGACGGTTATGTGGTGGTAGGCAAGGACAGCGTCGACTCGGGCATCGAGAGTGCGCTCCGCGAGGCGGCCGCGACGGTCGGGATGGAGGCGAACGCCTCGAAGGCGGGGCTTGGTCCTTCGGAGCTGCATGCCGGCACCAAGGTCGACGTACAGCTGCTGAAGCCCGGTCCGCTGCCGGACATCGTCTCGCAGTTCGTGAACATCGGGCTGGCGCTGGTGTTCTACATGACCGCGCTCGGCTTCGGCATGATGATCGCGCAGAGCGTCGTACAGGAGAAGGAGAGCCGGGTCGTCGAGATCCTGGCCGCCGCGGTGCCGATCCGGTCGCTGCTGTGGGGCAAGGTGCTCGGCAACACCGTCCTGGCGTTGTCGCAGATCGTGGTAATCGCGGCCGCATCGCTGATCGGGCTGCTGGCCACCGATCAGGCCGACATTCTCGAGGTGGTCGCGCCGGTGGCCGGGTGGTTCGTGGTGTTCTTCGTGCTCGGATTCGTGGCGCTGGCCGGGCTGTGGGCGGTGGCGGGGTCGCTGGCCACGCGGCAGGAGGACCTCGGCTCGACCACGCTGCCCGGGCAGATGATCCTGATGATCCCGTTCTTCTTCTCGGTGTTCGCGGGGTCGTCGGCGAAGACGGTGGCGTCATTCGTCCCGATCGCGTCGTCGATGTCGATGCCGGGCCGGATGCTGACCGAGGACGTGCCGCTCTGGCAGCCGCTGGTCGCGATCGCGCTGCTGCTCGGGGCGACCGTGCTGATCGTCCGGTTGGGCGCAAGGCTGTACGAGCGGACGCTGCTGCAGACGGGGCGTCGACTCGGGTACCGCGAGGCTCTGGCCCTGGAAACTTCGTAG